DNA from Microbacterium sp. SORGH_AS_0969:
AGCGATCAACGTGGTCAGCTTCGTGTCGGCGTGCCGAATCAACGCGTTGACGTTCTCGAGTTGCCGCCAAAGGACTTCCAGACGCGGCAGGTCTGTCGCTCGACGCCTCACACGGGCACCACGGGAGTCCGATAGATCACCTGATAAGGCTATGGCTTATCGTTCGGATTTGATAAGCCAAAAGCTGATCAGTCGATCAGCGTGCGCGCGGCCGACTGAGCCCGCGACACGAGCTCTTCGCGCTGCTCACGCACGCGCTCGGGAGCCGTCCCACCGACACCGGTGCGGCTCGACACCGACCCCTCGATGGTCAGCACCTCGCGCACCGCGGGCGTGAGCGACGGAGAGACGGATGCCAACAGGGCGTCGTCGGCGTCTTCGAGACCGATCTCGCGCTCCTCGCACGCGCGCACCAGCGCGCCCGAGATCTCGTGCGCGTCGCGGAACGCCACGCCCTGACGGACGAGCCACTCGGCCACGTCGGTGGCGAGCGAGAAGCCCTGCGGGGCGAGCTCCGCCATGCGGTCGGTGTGGAAGCGGAGGGTCGCGATCATGCCCGAGAACGCCGGCAGCACGAGCTCGAGCGTGCGCACCGAGTCGAAGACCGGCTCTTTGTCTTCCTGCAGGTCGCGGTTGTACGCCAGCGGCAGACCCTTCAGCGTGGCGAGCAGACCCGAGAGGTTGCCGATCAGACGGCCGGCCTTGCCGCGCGCGAGCTCGGCGATGTCGGGGTTCTTCTTCTGCGGCATGATGCTCGAGCCCGTGGAGTAGGAGTCGTCGAGCGTGACGAAGCCGAACTCGCGGGTGTTCCAGAGGATGACGTCTTCGGCCAGACGCGAGAGGTCGACGCCGATCATCGCGGTGATGAACGCGAACTCGGCCACGACGTCGCGCGAGGCGGTGCCGTCGAGCGAGTTCTCGGCCGGGCGCGCGAGGCCCAGTCGGTCGGCCACGAGCTGCGGGTCGAGCCCCAGGGTCGCACCGGCGAGCGCTCCCCCGCCGTAGGGCGAGACCGAGGCTCGCACCGACCAGTCGCGCAGGCGTTCGATGCCGCGCGTGAACGCCCAACCGTAGGCCTGCAGGTGATGGGCGAGGAGAACGGGCTGCGCGTGCTGGAGGTGCGTGCGCCCGGGCATGATGGCTCCGGCGTTCGCCTCGGCCTGGGCCACGAGAGCGTCGATCAGGCGCAGGACCTCGCGGGTCAGGGTGCGCGCGTGGTCGAGCAGGTAGAGACGAACGAGCGTCGCGATCTGGTCGTTGCGGCTGCGGCCGGCGCGCAGCTTGCCGCCGAGCGCGGGCCCGACCGTCTCGATGAGCACGCGCTCGAGAGCACCGTGGACGTCCTCGTCGCCGGGGGCGGCGACCAGCGTGCCGTCCTTCACGCGGGCGGCGAGCTCGTCGAGTCCCGCGTGCATGGCCGCGGCCTCGGCCGCGTCGAGGTACCCGGCGGCCTCGAGGGCCGCGGCGTGCGCGTGCGAGCCGGCGATGTCGTAAAGGGCGAGGTCCCAATCGAAGTGCGTCGAACGGCTGAGCGCCGCCAGCTCGGGAGAGGGTCCGCCCGAGAAACGGGCGCCCCACAGGGCTCCCTCGTTCGTCGCCTGGCCGGTCTCGCTGCTCATGCCCCCAGCCTACCGAGGGCCGCCGACAGCACCGAGCCCGCCCAGCGAGGCCCGACTCTCAGCGCTCGCTCGGCACCGCGGCATCCCGTCCCACGACGAGACGCACGATCGCGTCGACGAGCGCTTCGAGCGGTCCCCGGCCGACCGTCAGCACCCACGCGGTGCACCCGACGATCAGACCGAGGGTCAGCGGACCGAAGAGCTCGAGCGCGCGGATCCCCCACAGATCCGAGGTGTCGCCGAGCACGGCCAGAGCGACGACGGCCCACACCAGCAGCTGCACGACGTAGGCGGTCAGCGGCATCGAGCCGACGGCGCGGAGCGGGACCGCGACCCAGCGCAGCGGCGTGCGGCACAGCAACAGACACAGCCCGATCACCGCGATCGCGAAGCCGCCCGAGCCGATCACCTCGCCGAGCCCCGCCGAGTGGTCCTCGGCGGTCAGGACCGTCGAGAGATAGGCGTTCCCC
Protein-coding regions in this window:
- the argH gene encoding argininosuccinate lyase — encoded protein: MSSETGQATNEGALWGARFSGGPSPELAALSRSTHFDWDLALYDIAGSHAHAAALEAAGYLDAAEAAAMHAGLDELAARVKDGTLVAAPGDEDVHGALERVLIETVGPALGGKLRAGRSRNDQIATLVRLYLLDHARTLTREVLRLIDALVAQAEANAGAIMPGRTHLQHAQPVLLAHHLQAYGWAFTRGIERLRDWSVRASVSPYGGGALAGATLGLDPQLVADRLGLARPAENSLDGTASRDVVAEFAFITAMIGVDLSRLAEDVILWNTREFGFVTLDDSYSTGSSIMPQKKNPDIAELARGKAGRLIGNLSGLLATLKGLPLAYNRDLQEDKEPVFDSVRTLELVLPAFSGMIATLRFHTDRMAELAPQGFSLATDVAEWLVRQGVAFRDAHEISGALVRACEEREIGLEDADDALLASVSPSLTPAVREVLTIEGSVSSRTGVGGTAPERVREQREELVSRAQSAARTLID